CCAAGTACCAGTATGACGGTGACAATATCACCATCGTTCGTGGTTCCGCCACCGCAGCCCTCGACGGCAAGCCGGAAGGTGTCGAAGCAATCGGCAACCTCATGGACGCCATCGACGCTGACATCGCTGAGCCGGAGCGTGACATCGACAAGCCGTTCCTGATGTCTGTCGAAGACGTGTTCTCCATCACCGGTCGTGGCACCGTTGCTACCGGTCGTATCGAGCGCGGCATCATCAAGGTTGGTGAAGAAGTTGAGATCGTTGGTCTGACCGACACTCAAAAGACCACCGTTACCGGTGTGGAAATGTTCCGCAAGCTGCTCGACCAGGGTCAAGCTGGTGACAACGTCGGTCTCCTCCTTCGCGGTATCGACAAGGAAAAGATCGAGCGCGGTCAAGTAATTGCCAAGCCCGGTTCCATCAAGCCGCACACCAAGGCAAAGGCTGAAATCTACGTTCTGACCAAGGACGAAGGTGGCCGCCACACTCCGTTCTTCAAGGGTTACCGCCCGCAGTTCTTCTTCGGCACCGCCGACGTGACTGGTGTGGTTAATCTGCCAGAAGGCGTTGAGATGGTCATGCCCGGTGACAACCTTACCATTGACCTTGAGCTCGGCAAGTCCGTTGCTATGGAAGAAGGCAAGCGCTTCGCGATCCGCGAAGGCGGCCGCACCATTGGCGCGGGTCGTGTGACCAAGATCATCGAGTAAGTTTCTCAAATTTCCAACCTTCGCCGGAAGCTCGAAAACGGGCTTCCGGCTTGGTTGTTTTAACAACAATTTCAATTTTTTTCGTAGGGCGATAGTTCAATTGGTAGAGCAGCGGTCTCCAAAACCGCAAGTTGGGGGTTCGACTCCCTCTCGCCCTGCCACTTTTCAATAAGTTCGAAAGTTCGAATGTTGTTGGTTCGAAAGTCATAAATTCCTGACGATCGGACCAACTTTCGAACCTTCAAACCTCCATACCTTCGAACTGCTAAATACCACCATGGCTAACCCATTTGCCAAGATTCGTCTTTTCTACAGCGAAACGCTGGTCGAACTCAAGAAGTCCCAATGGCCTAACGGCAAGGAACTGCGTGAGTTGACTGCGGTGGTGTGCGTAGGTATTGTTATCATTGGCGCATTCATCGCACTGGCGGACTTTGCGCTTTATAATTTTGTTGCGCTGTTCACCAAGCTGGCCGGCTAGTTGCCGCCGCTTCCCCTTAATTTTTTCCAACCGGTCCTTGTTTCATGCCTAACCCAATTCAGTTGAGCGAACTTCAGTGGTATGCCGTCCAAACGCTTTCCAACCAGGAAGCGAAGGTTAAGCGCTACCTTGATAAGTTCATCGAAATTGAAGAGATGGGCGAGCACATCAAGGAAGTGTTGATGCCGACCGAGACCGTTACCGAGGTCAAGTCCGGCAAAAAATACACCAAGCAGCGCAAGCTCTACCCGGGCTACGTCTTCATCCACATGCGCGTGTATGATGATCACGGCAAGGTGCTGCAAAAGCCCTGGTACTTCGTTCGCGGGGTGCAAGGCATCATCGGTTTCATCGGCGGCGACAATCCCACTCCGCTCAAGCAGGAGGAGATCAACCGCATTCTCGACCAGGTCAAGCAGGCCGAAGGCCACGAAAAACCCAAGGTCGAATACGAAGTCGGCGAAGAAGTCAAAATCACCGACGGACCCTTTCTCAATCTCACGGGCCGTATCGACGAGGTCGATCCGGAGCGTGGCAAACTCAAAGTTTCTGTATCCATCTTTGGCCGCTTTACGCCGGTCGAGCTGGAATACTGGCAAGTCGAACGAGCGGAAGAGTCCTAAGCGGCGGCCACCCTGGCTATCGCAAAAGGCATTCGCTAATACCGCATAATATACAATGGCTAAGAAAAAAGTAGTAGGACAGATTCGTCTGCAGCTGCCCGCCGGCGCCGCCAATCCCGCACCGCCCGTCGGTCCGGCTCTCGGTGCGCATGGTGTTAACATCATGGGCTTCTGTAAGGAATACAATGCGAAGACGAAGGACCAGGCCGGCCTTATCCTGCCGGTGGTGATCACGGTTTACGCCGATCGCTCCTTCACCTTCATCCTCAAGAGCCCGCCTGCCGCGGTTCTCTTGAAGAAAGCAGCGGGAATCGCCAAGGGCTCCGGTGTGCCGAACAAGGACAAGGTCGGCAAGGTGACCAAGAAGCAGATTCTCGAAATCGTCGAAACCAAGAAAAACGACCTCAATGCATCCGATCCGGAGCAGGCTGCCCGCATGATTGAAGGCACCGCCCGTTCGATGGGCATTGAAGTCATTGAAGGCTAACCCAGGAGATAACACCCATGTCAAAATTATCCAAACGCATGGCCGCGGCGCGCGAAGGCGTCGATCTCACCAAGGCCTACACCCTCGACGAAGCTGTTGAGACGCTCAGCAAGTTCCCAACTGCCAAGTTCGACGAAACCATTGAAGTTTACGCCCACCTCGGCGTCGACCCCCGCCAAACCACTCAAATGGTTCGTGGCACGGTCGCTCTGCCGCACGGTAGTGGTAAGCAAGTTGTCGTAGTCGTCTTCACCGAAAACCCCGATGAAGCCAAGGCTGCCGGCGCAGAATACGCTGGCCTCGATGACCTGATTGAAAAGGTCCAGGGCGGCTGGCTCGACTTTGACGTCGCTGTCGCCACTCCGGGCGCGATGAAGGAAGTGCGCAAGGTTGCGCGCGTTCTTGGTCCCCGTGGCATGATGCCCAACCCGAAAACCGGCACCGTGGGCGACGACGTCGCTTCCATCGTGCAGGAAGTTAAGGCTGGTCGCGTCGAATACAAGATGGACAAGACTGCCAATGTGGCCGTTGTCGTCGGCAAGCGCTCTTTCTCCAACGACAAGATCCTGGAGAACGCCAAGACCGTCATTGACAGCCTCAGCAAGTCGAAGCCCGAAACCTTCAAGGGCGGTGTGTTCTTGAAGAGCCTCACCATCAGCTCAACCATGAGCCCGGGCGTCAAAATCGACGTCAAGGCAGCTCAAAATAACTAAGGAGGCGCCGAACATGAGACCAGAAAAGCAATACCTAGTTAAGGAAGTTTCCGACTACCTCGCCAAGAGCGAATACGTCTTCCTGACCGACTTCAACCGCCTCACCGTGGCGGAAACCGCTGAGCTCCGTGGCCAGCTCGCTGCGCAAAACGCCGAGTTCCACGTGGTCA
This is a stretch of genomic DNA from Cerasicoccus sp. TK19100. It encodes these proteins:
- the secE gene encoding preprotein translocase subunit SecE, with product MANPFAKIRLFYSETLVELKKSQWPNGKELRELTAVVCVGIVIIGAFIALADFALYNFVALFTKLAG
- the rplK gene encoding 50S ribosomal protein L11 translates to MAKKKVVGQIRLQLPAGAANPAPPVGPALGAHGVNIMGFCKEYNAKTKDQAGLILPVVITVYADRSFTFILKSPPAAVLLKKAAGIAKGSGVPNKDKVGKVTKKQILEIVETKKNDLNASDPEQAARMIEGTARSMGIEVIEG
- the nusG gene encoding transcription termination/antitermination protein NusG gives rise to the protein MPNPIQLSELQWYAVQTLSNQEAKVKRYLDKFIEIEEMGEHIKEVLMPTETVTEVKSGKKYTKQRKLYPGYVFIHMRVYDDHGKVLQKPWYFVRGVQGIIGFIGGDNPTPLKQEEINRILDQVKQAEGHEKPKVEYEVGEEVKITDGPFLNLTGRIDEVDPERGKLKVSVSIFGRFTPVELEYWQVERAEES
- the tuf gene encoding elongation factor Tu, with product MAKETFERTKPHVNVGTIGHIDHGKTTTTTAILKVQSDKGLAQFKSYADIAKGGTVRDETKTVTIAVAHVEYETANRHYAHVDCPGHADFVKNMITGAAQMDGAILVVSAADGPMPQTREHILLARQVNVPNIVVWLNKVDLLDDEELLELVEMEVRDLLSKYQYDGDNITIVRGSATAALDGKPEGVEAIGNLMDAIDADIAEPERDIDKPFLMSVEDVFSITGRGTVATGRIERGIIKVGEEVEIVGLTDTQKTTVTGVEMFRKLLDQGQAGDNVGLLLRGIDKEKIERGQVIAKPGSIKPHTKAKAEIYVLTKDEGGRHTPFFKGYRPQFFFGTADVTGVVNLPEGVEMVMPGDNLTIDLELGKSVAMEEGKRFAIREGGRTIGAGRVTKIIE
- the rplA gene encoding 50S ribosomal protein L1; the encoded protein is MSKLSKRMAAAREGVDLTKAYTLDEAVETLSKFPTAKFDETIEVYAHLGVDPRQTTQMVRGTVALPHGSGKQVVVVVFTENPDEAKAAGAEYAGLDDLIEKVQGGWLDFDVAVATPGAMKEVRKVARVLGPRGMMPNPKTGTVGDDVASIVQEVKAGRVEYKMDKTANVAVVVGKRSFSNDKILENAKTVIDSLSKSKPETFKGGVFLKSLTISSTMSPGVKIDVKAAQNN